The following proteins are encoded in a genomic region of Triticum dicoccoides isolate Atlit2015 ecotype Zavitan chromosome 1B, WEW_v2.0, whole genome shotgun sequence:
- the LOC119337967 gene encoding probable methyltransferase PMT21, with translation MKYSKEAKPERAGGGGGGARAVPVALMLLLLCGFSFYLGGMYSTGRTFTFSSTTTSIIPIVSTAKQEGSAIALAIARNGNGDDEVEFSECPADYQDYTPCTDPKRWRRYGNYRLSFMERHCPPPPERAVCLVPPPRGYKPPIRWPKSKDQCWYRNVPYDWINSQKSNQHWLRKDGDRFTFPGGGTMFPNGVGAYVDLMADLIPGMKDGSVRTALDTGCGVASWGGDLLARNILTVSLAPRDNHEAQVQFALERGIPAILGIISTQRLPIPSASMDMAHCSRCLIPWTEFGGLYLMEIQRVLRPGGFWVLSGPPINYENRWHGWNTTVEAQKADFDRLKKMLASMCFRLYNKKGDIAVWQKSLDAGCYDKLTPVTTPAKCDDSVDADAAWYVPMRSCVTAPSPKSRGKALPKWPQRLSVAPERVSVVPGGSGSAMKHDDGKWKAATKHYKALLPALGSDKVRNVMDMSTVYGGFAASLVKDPVWVMNVVSSYGPNSLGVVYDRGLIGTNHDWCEAFSTYPRTYDLLHADGLFTAESHRCEMKFVLVEMDRILRPTGYAIIRDNPYFLDSVASIAKGMRWTCDRHDTENKENEKEKLLICHKQLWSAKKA, from the exons ATGAAGTACAGCAAGGAGGCCAAGCCCgagagggcgggcggcggcggcggcggcgccagggCCGTGCCGGTGGCGCtcatgctcctcctcctctgcggcTTCTCCTTCTACCTCGGCGGCATGTACAGCACCGGCCGCACCTTCACcttctcctccaccaccaccagcatCATCCCCATCGtctccacggcgaagcaggagggctCCGCGATCGCGCTCGCCATTGCCAGGAACGGCAACGGCGACGACGAGGTCGAGTTTTCAGAGTGCCCCGCTGATTACCAGGACTACACCCCCTGCACCGACCCCAAGCGCTGGAGGAGGTACGGGAACTACCGGCTCAGCTTCATGGAGCGGCactgcccgccgccgccggagcgcgCCGTCTGCCTGGTGCCCCCGCCGCGGGGCTACAAGCCGCCCATCCGCTGGCCCAAGAGCAAGGACCAGTGCTGGTACCGCAACGTGCCCTACGACTGGATCAACAGCCAGAAGTCCAACCAGCACTGGCTCCGCAAGGACGGCGACCGCttcaccttccccggcggcggcaccATGTTCCCCAACGGCGTCGGCGCGTACGTCGACCTCATGGCCGACCTGATCCCCGGCATGAAGGACGGCAGCGTGCGCACCGCGCTCGACACGGGCTGCGGCGTCGCCAGCTGGGGCGGCGACCTGCTGGCCCGCAACATCCTGACCGTGTCGCTGGCGCCCAGGGACAACCACGAGGCCCAGGTGCAGTTCGCGCTGGAGCGCGGCATCCCGGCCATCCTCGGCATCATCTCCACGCAGCGCCTGCCCATCCCCTCGGCCTCCATGGACATGGCGCACTGCTCCAGGTGCCTCATCCCGTGGACGGAGTTCGGCGGGCTCTACCTGATGGAGATCCAGCGGGTGCTCCGGCCCGGCGGCTTCTGGGTGCTCTCGGGCCCGCCCATCAACTACGAGAACCGGTGGCACGGCTGGAACACCACGGTGGAGGCGCAGAAAGCCGACTTCGACCGGCTCAAGAAGATGCTCGCCAGCATGTGCTTCCGGCTGTACAACAAGAAGGGCGACATCGCGGTGTGGCAGAAGTCCCTCGACGCCGGCTGCTACGACAAGCTGACGCCGGTGACCACCCCGGCCAAGTGCGACGACAGCGTCGACGCCGACGCCGCGTGGTACGTGCCCATGCGCTCCTGCGTGACCGCGCCCAGCCCCAAGTCCCGCGGCAAGGCGCTGCCCAAGTGGCCCCAGAGGCTGAGCGTCGCGCCGGAGCGCGTCTCCGTTGTCcccggcggcagcggcagcgccaTGAAGCACGACGACGGCAAGTGGAAGGCGGCCACGAAGCACTACAAGGCGCTGCTGCCCGCGCTGGGGAGCGACAAGGTGCGGAACGTCATGGACATGAGCACCGTCTACGGAGGGTTCGCGGCGAGCCTCGTCAAGGACCCCGTGTGGGTCATGAACGTCGTCTCCTCCTACGGGCCCAactccctcggcgtcgtctacgACAGAGGACTCATCGGCACCAACCACGACTG GTGCGAGGCCTTCTCCACGTACCCACGGACGTACGATCTGCTGCACGCCGACGGCCTGTTCACCGCAGAATCACACAG ATGCGAGATGAAATTTGTGCTTGTTGAGATGGACCGCATCCTTCGTCCGACCGGCTACGCCATCATCCGGGACAACCCCTACTTCCTCGACTCCGTGGCCTCCATCGCCAAGGGGATGAGATGGACCTGCGACAGGCACgacaccgagaacaaggagaatGAGAAGGAGAAGCTCCTCATCTGCCACAAGCAGCTCTGGTCGGCAAAGAAGGCATAG